Proteins from a genomic interval of Sphingomonas sp. Y38-1Y:
- a CDS encoding M3 family metallopeptidase, translated as MKIVFFAYTSAIALAGTAVAQQPPAAATNGNSGVNSVTPDNVLLADWQGAYDGLPPFDQVKPELFPAAIQFGIDEQRREIAAIRDNPAQPTFANTVEPLERSGRRLGRVLSVFSVMTSNMATPTYQALSREWSPKLSAASDAITLDPRLFARIKAVYDKRTSSGLDAKQQRVVTRLYEGYVRRGANLTPEQKQQLATYNSQLAGKFAVFSEKVLADESTFITATEAELAGVPADVKAAAAAAAKSRNLPAGSYAIVNTRSAVDPILTYGDNRALREKLWRAFVNRGDNGDANDTNATIAEILKLRADRAKLLGFASHAEWRMQDTMAKTPAKAQDLMMRVWPAAVARVKEEVRDQQAIAGSSLTIEPWDYRYYQEKVRRQRYNLSQEEVKPYFELDNIIAASYWAAGELYGLDFKEVTGTVPTWHPDIRVYSVTDRKDGRQVGVFYRDDYARTGKRSGAWATTYRSRAGLTKDRIVLGSNNNNFVKPAPGEPVLISLDDAETLFHEFGHAIHYFLSDVYYPSLGGTPRDFVEYPSQVNENWLLTPQVLSRFAKHYKTGEPMPKALLDKIEASSKFNQGFATVEYLSSALVDMALHTEPTGVIDPDKFERETLARLGMPKEIVMRHRLPQFNHLFSSDAYSAGYYSYLWSETMDADTWAAFEQTGNPFDKATADRFRTTLLSTGNETDRAEAYRAFRGRDPDVTELLRKRGFPAN; from the coding sequence ATGAAAATTGTGTTTTTTGCGTACACCTCGGCAATCGCTCTTGCGGGTACCGCCGTTGCGCAGCAGCCGCCGGCGGCGGCAACGAACGGCAACTCGGGCGTGAATTCGGTGACCCCCGACAACGTCCTGCTGGCCGACTGGCAAGGCGCCTATGACGGCCTGCCGCCGTTCGATCAGGTGAAGCCCGAGCTGTTCCCGGCGGCGATCCAGTTCGGCATCGACGAGCAGCGCCGGGAGATCGCGGCGATCCGTGACAACCCCGCCCAGCCAACCTTCGCCAACACCGTCGAGCCGCTGGAGCGCTCCGGTCGCCGGCTGGGCCGCGTGCTGAGCGTCTTCAGCGTCATGACCAGCAACATGGCGACGCCGACCTATCAGGCGCTGTCGCGCGAATGGTCGCCGAAGCTGTCGGCTGCGTCCGACGCGATCACGCTGGACCCGCGCCTGTTCGCCCGCATCAAGGCCGTTTACGACAAGCGGACCAGCAGCGGGCTGGACGCCAAGCAGCAGCGCGTCGTGACGCGGCTGTACGAGGGTTATGTGCGTCGCGGCGCCAATCTGACGCCCGAGCAGAAGCAGCAGCTCGCCACCTATAATTCCCAGCTTGCCGGCAAGTTCGCGGTGTTCAGCGAAAAGGTGCTGGCCGACGAGAGCACGTTCATCACCGCGACCGAAGCGGAGCTTGCCGGCGTCCCCGCAGACGTCAAGGCAGCGGCCGCCGCCGCGGCCAAGAGCCGGAACCTGCCCGCCGGCAGCTACGCAATCGTCAACACGCGCTCGGCGGTCGACCCGATCCTCACCTATGGCGACAATCGTGCGCTTCGCGAGAAGCTGTGGCGGGCATTCGTCAATCGCGGCGACAATGGCGACGCGAACGACACCAACGCGACGATCGCCGAGATCCTGAAGCTGCGGGCGGACCGGGCCAAGCTGCTCGGCTTCGCCAGCCACGCCGAGTGGCGGATGCAGGACACGATGGCCAAAACCCCGGCCAAAGCGCAGGACCTGATGATGCGCGTCTGGCCCGCCGCCGTCGCCCGCGTGAAGGAGGAGGTTCGCGACCAGCAGGCGATTGCCGGATCGTCCCTCACCATCGAGCCCTGGGACTATCGCTACTATCAGGAAAAGGTCCGGCGGCAGCGCTACAATCTGAGCCAGGAAGAGGTGAAGCCTTACTTCGAGCTCGATAATATCATCGCCGCTTCTTACTGGGCCGCGGGCGAGCTCTACGGGCTCGACTTCAAGGAGGTCACGGGGACCGTGCCGACGTGGCACCCGGACATCCGCGTCTATAGCGTCACCGATCGCAAGGACGGGCGCCAGGTCGGCGTCTTCTACCGCGACGATTATGCCCGCACGGGCAAGCGATCGGGTGCCTGGGCGACGACGTATCGCAGCCGCGCCGGGCTGACCAAGGACCGGATCGTGCTCGGCTCGAACAACAACAACTTCGTCAAGCCGGCACCGGGCGAGCCCGTGCTCATCAGCCTGGACGATGCCGAGACGCTGTTCCACGAATTTGGCCACGCCATCCATTACTTCCTGTCGGACGTCTATTATCCGAGCCTGGGCGGAACGCCGCGCGACTTCGTGGAGTATCCGAGCCAGGTCAACGAGAACTGGCTGCTGACGCCGCAGGTGCTTTCGCGTTTCGCCAAGCACTACAAGACCGGCGAACCGATGCCCAAGGCGCTGCTCGACAAGATCGAGGCGTCGTCGAAGTTCAACCAGGGCTTTGCGACGGTCGAATATCTGTCGTCCGCGCTGGTCGACATGGCGCTCCACACCGAGCCGACCGGGGTGATCGATCCCGACAAGTTCGAGCGTGAGACGCTGGCGCGCCTGGGCATGCCGAAGGAGATCGTGATGCGGCACCGCCTGCCGCAGTTCAATCACCTGTTCTCCTCGGACGCGTATTCGGCTGGATACTATTCGTATCTCTGGTCCGAAACGATGGATGCCGACACCTGGGCCGCGTTCGAGCAAACCGGGAACCCGTTCGACAAGGCGACGGCGGATCGCTTCCGCACCACGCTCTTGTCCACCGGGAACGAGACGGATCGGGCGGAGGCGTACCGCGCGTTCCGTGGGCGCGATCCGGACGTGACGGAGCTGCTGCGCAAGCGGGGCTTCCCGGCGAACTGA
- a CDS encoding alpha/beta hydrolase gives MGITLAGGAFAIAPTGARAGTLIGSVRNVVLVHGLYADGSCWSGVIPLLQKAGLNVVSVQNPLTTLPESIEATRRVLIRQAGPTVLVGHSFAGTIVSEVGVDPKVAALVYVAARAPDAGEDYPALAARFPKSPAASGIIFDGDQGQLSEEAFLRDFAGDLPRDEARALFAVQQPFHRSLLTGRTTQAAWRTKPSFYAIPANDRTIDPDLQRFMAKRMKATTIELAASHVSMISQPAAISRLILEACNRADART, from the coding sequence ATGGGGATCACGCTCGCGGGTGGAGCCTTTGCGATCGCACCGACAGGCGCCCGCGCCGGAACGCTGATCGGTTCTGTGCGCAACGTCGTTCTGGTGCACGGCCTCTACGCCGATGGGTCATGTTGGTCGGGGGTGATCCCGCTGCTGCAAAAGGCCGGGCTCAACGTCGTCTCCGTCCAGAACCCGCTGACGACCCTGCCGGAGTCGATCGAGGCAACTCGCCGGGTTCTGATCCGGCAAGCAGGGCCCACGGTGCTCGTCGGCCACTCCTTCGCCGGGACGATCGTGTCGGAGGTCGGCGTTGATCCGAAAGTCGCTGCGCTCGTCTACGTGGCCGCTCGCGCGCCGGACGCAGGCGAGGACTATCCGGCGCTCGCCGCTCGATTTCCGAAATCGCCTGCCGCGTCGGGCATCATCTTCGACGGCGATCAAGGCCAGCTGTCCGAGGAGGCCTTCCTGCGCGATTTCGCCGGCGACCTGCCTCGTGACGAGGCGCGGGCGCTGTTCGCCGTGCAGCAGCCGTTTCACCGGTCGCTCTTGACGGGCCGAACCACGCAAGCCGCCTGGCGCACGAAGCCGAGCTTCTACGCGATTCCGGCGAACGATCGCACGATCGATCCGGATCTCCAGCGCTTCATGGCCAAGCGGATGAAGGCCACAACGATTGAGCTGGCGGCCAGCCATGTGTCGATGATCTCTCAGCCGGCCGCGATCAGCCGGCTGATCCTGGAAGCGTGTAATCGCGCCGACGCCCGGACGTAG
- a CDS encoding IclR family transcriptional regulator: MTSERKRRYAAPALDKAFMIIELLATAPGGLLASEMAAALGQSLGGLFRIIVVMEAAGYLQKSPITDRYTVTYKFLDIAYRATPARELVLATQPEMQRLALATGQSCHLVVPSGGEGLVIAREENPGVRGFAVRVGSSIDLTRSCSGGVILAFSAPQAADRMLDRAEALAASPIGRQALVERMETIRRDGFHVRQSPITRGVTDISAPIIGFGDTFLAALTIPYLELIDGSQLVSIDEARVLLIAAARRISATLGDLNDHLHG; this comes from the coding sequence ATGACATCCGAACGCAAGCGGCGGTACGCGGCGCCCGCGCTCGATAAGGCGTTCATGATTATCGAGCTGCTGGCGACCGCGCCCGGCGGCCTGCTCGCCAGCGAGATGGCGGCGGCGCTCGGCCAGTCCCTCGGCGGGCTGTTCCGGATCATCGTGGTGATGGAGGCGGCGGGCTATCTTCAGAAGTCGCCGATCACCGATCGCTATACCGTCACCTACAAGTTCCTCGACATCGCCTATCGCGCCACGCCGGCGCGCGAGCTGGTGCTGGCCACGCAGCCGGAGATGCAGCGGCTGGCGCTCGCCACCGGCCAATCCTGTCACCTGGTCGTGCCGAGCGGGGGCGAGGGACTGGTGATCGCGCGCGAGGAGAATCCCGGCGTGCGCGGTTTCGCGGTGCGCGTCGGTTCGTCGATCGACCTCACTCGAAGCTGCTCGGGCGGCGTGATCCTCGCCTTTTCGGCCCCACAGGCGGCCGACCGCATGCTCGACCGCGCAGAGGCGCTCGCCGCGTCACCGATCGGCCGCCAGGCGCTGGTCGAGCGCATGGAGACGATCCGCCGCGACGGCTTTCATGTCCGCCAGAGCCCGATCACCCGCGGCGTTACCGACATCAGCGCGCCGATCATCGGCTTCGGCGACACGTTCCTCGCGGCGCTGACGATCCCTTATCTCGAACTGATCGACGGCTCGCAGCTCGTCTCCATCGACGAGGCGCGCGTGTTGCTCATCGCCGCTGCTCGACGCATCTCCGCCACGCTGGGCGACCTCAACGATCACTTGCACGGATGA
- a CDS encoding zinc-binding alcohol dehydrogenase family protein yields the protein MTLIERPAPVRAADEVLVRIRRVGLCGTDYHIYAGNQPFLSYPRIMGHELAAEVVDAPDGSSLRPGQVVTINPYLACGTCIACRRGKPNCCTRITVLGVHVDGGMQELIAVPERAIVPVDGLTLDQAAMVEFLAIGAHAVARARLSPGDRVLVVGAGPIGVATAMFARQDGAAVTLIDTRAARLAYARDRLGIAGTVAVDDDLAAALAARTDGEMFDAVFDATGNIHAMRGGLAYVAHGGTYVLVSVVPGDLVFADPEFHKRETTLLASRNALSTDFDRVIAALKDGTIPSDAIRTQALSAVDVPARVPELIAQADHVLKAIITF from the coding sequence TTGACGTTGATCGAACGTCCGGCGCCGGTCCGCGCCGCTGACGAGGTGCTCGTCCGCATCCGCCGCGTCGGTCTTTGCGGCACCGACTATCACATCTACGCCGGCAACCAGCCGTTCCTGAGCTATCCCCGGATCATGGGCCACGAACTCGCCGCGGAAGTCGTCGACGCGCCCGATGGGTCGAGCCTTCGCCCCGGCCAGGTCGTCACCATCAATCCCTATCTTGCCTGCGGAACGTGCATCGCCTGTCGGCGGGGCAAGCCGAACTGCTGCACGCGGATCACCGTGCTGGGCGTCCATGTCGATGGCGGCATGCAGGAGCTGATCGCCGTGCCCGAGCGCGCGATCGTACCCGTCGACGGGCTGACGCTGGACCAGGCGGCGATGGTCGAGTTCCTGGCGATCGGCGCTCATGCCGTCGCGCGCGCGCGGCTCAGCCCCGGCGACCGGGTGCTCGTCGTCGGCGCCGGGCCGATCGGCGTCGCGACCGCGATGTTCGCGCGCCAGGACGGCGCCGCGGTCACGCTGATCGACACCCGCGCGGCGCGCCTGGCCTACGCGCGCGACCGCCTCGGCATCGCCGGCACCGTCGCCGTCGACGACGACCTCGCGGCGGCACTCGCTGCGCGCACCGATGGCGAGATGTTCGACGCCGTGTTCGATGCGACCGGCAACATCCACGCGATGCGCGGCGGCCTTGCCTATGTCGCGCATGGCGGCACCTATGTGCTGGTCAGCGTGGTGCCGGGCGATCTCGTCTTCGCCGATCCCGAGTTTCACAAGCGCGAGACGACGTTGCTCGCCAGCCGCAACGCGCTGTCGACCGATTTTGACCGGGTGATCGCCGCGCTCAAGGACGGCACGATCCCCAGCGACGCAATCCGCACCCAGGCGCTGTCAGCGGTCGACGTCCCCGCGCGGGTGCCGGAATTGATCGCACAGGCGGATCACGTGCTGAAAGCGATCATCACCTTCTAG
- the fucP gene encoding L-fucose:H+ symporter permease, producing the protein MATHGMLNDDPVEADRHRAPFDRRLLPALVITVSLFFLWGMANNLNDILIAQFKKAFALSDFGTSFVQQVFYLGYFVFALPAAAVLGRFGYKAGIVLGLVLYGIGAILFYPAALIGTYQLFLFALFVIAAGLAFLETSANPLMTELGDPATAARRLNWAQAANPFGAITGILIGRNFILSGIEHDEQALQTMDAAQKAAFYQSEVQAVAAPYLVIAALVLAFALAAAFSRFPRARQVAGAERSAPLGEVLGDKRLLGAVFAQFCYVGAQVGLWSYTIRYAGGALGLSERAGADMLFTSLVLFAIGRFVGSTLMGWMAPARVLSAFAAAAALLTAVAATVGGSIGLYALVATSFFMSIQFPTIFALGVERLEQGRGTGSSLIIMAIIGGAVFTGLIGWASDRVGIAAAMLIPAACFVVVLAFAWRVARR; encoded by the coding sequence ATGGCGACCCACGGCATGCTCAACGACGATCCGGTCGAAGCGGATCGCCACCGCGCGCCGTTCGATCGGCGGCTCCTGCCGGCGCTCGTCATCACCGTCTCGCTGTTCTTCCTCTGGGGCATGGCGAACAACCTCAACGACATCCTGATCGCGCAGTTCAAGAAGGCGTTCGCGCTTTCGGACTTCGGCACCAGCTTCGTCCAGCAGGTCTTCTATCTCGGCTATTTCGTGTTCGCACTGCCCGCCGCGGCGGTGCTCGGCCGGTTCGGGTACAAGGCGGGGATCGTCCTCGGCCTGGTCCTGTACGGCATCGGCGCGATCCTTTTCTATCCGGCGGCGCTGATCGGCACCTATCAGCTGTTCCTGTTCGCGCTGTTCGTGATCGCAGCGGGCCTCGCGTTTCTGGAGACCTCCGCCAATCCGCTGATGACCGAGCTCGGCGACCCGGCGACCGCGGCGCGCCGGCTGAACTGGGCACAGGCGGCCAATCCGTTCGGCGCGATCACCGGCATCCTGATCGGCCGCAACTTCATCCTGTCCGGCATCGAGCATGACGAGCAGGCGCTCCAGACCATGGATGCGGCTCAGAAAGCGGCCTTCTACCAATCGGAGGTGCAGGCGGTCGCCGCGCCCTATCTGGTGATCGCCGCGCTGGTGCTCGCCTTCGCGCTCGCCGCTGCCTTCTCGCGCTTCCCGCGCGCGCGGCAGGTCGCGGGAGCCGAGCGATCCGCACCGCTGGGGGAGGTGCTCGGCGACAAGCGGCTGCTCGGCGCCGTCTTCGCGCAGTTCTGCTATGTCGGCGCACAGGTGGGACTGTGGAGCTACACGATCCGCTACGCTGGCGGGGCGCTGGGCCTGTCCGAGCGAGCGGGCGCCGATATGCTGTTCACCTCGCTGGTGCTGTTCGCGATCGGGCGGTTCGTCGGATCCACGCTGATGGGCTGGATGGCGCCGGCACGCGTGTTGAGTGCGTTCGCGGCGGCGGCCGCGCTGCTGACCGCGGTGGCGGCGACGGTGGGCGGGTCGATCGGCCTCTACGCGCTGGTCGCGACGAGCTTCTTCATGTCGATCCAGTTCCCAACGATCTTTGCGCTCGGCGTCGAGCGGCTGGAGCAGGGGCGGGGCACCGGCTCGTCGCTCATCATCATGGCGATCATCGGCGGTGCGGTGTTCACCGGTCTGATCGGCTGGGCATCCGATCGCGTCGGAATCGCCGCCGCGATGCTGATCCCGGCGGCCTGCTTCGTCGTGGTGCTCGCCTTCGCCTGGCGGGTGGCACGACGTTAA
- a CDS encoding aldo/keto reductase, giving the protein MIPVPADPAARRGALLQRLRDSGPFGFGASSLGNLYEPMSEEQALETVAAAWDGGVRLFDTAPFYGFGLSEHRLGLALSSRPRDAYLLSTKVGRLLVPDEGGGTAHGFRDARPFRPVFDYGYDGVMRSFEASLERLGVDRIDFLLMHDIGRATHRSEHERHWRDAVDGGFRALAALRDQGVVGGVGLGVNELAVCEAAIERFDPNLFLIAGRYTLLEREGAAFFERCSAAGIGILAAGVFNSGILATGTSGAGPARFDYDEAAPEIRGRVAAIEAICAAHGVPLAVAAHRFVRTSPAVTQTLLGLRDPRQVEAAIEGCRLPIPPGFWAAIDALD; this is encoded by the coding sequence ATGATCCCGGTTCCCGCCGATCCCGCGGCACGCCGCGGTGCGCTGCTCCAGCGGCTTCGCGACAGCGGGCCGTTTGGCTTTGGCGCCTCCTCGCTCGGCAACCTCTATGAGCCGATGAGCGAGGAACAGGCGCTCGAGACGGTTGCCGCGGCGTGGGACGGCGGGGTGCGCCTGTTCGACACCGCCCCCTTCTATGGCTTCGGCCTCAGCGAGCATCGGCTGGGGCTCGCATTGTCCTCCCGCCCGCGCGACGCGTACCTGCTTTCGACCAAGGTCGGCCGGCTGCTCGTGCCCGACGAGGGCGGCGGCACGGCCCATGGCTTTCGCGACGCCCGGCCGTTCAGGCCCGTCTTCGACTATGGCTATGACGGGGTGATGCGGTCGTTCGAGGCGAGCCTGGAGCGGCTCGGCGTCGACCGGATCGACTTCCTTCTAATGCACGACATTGGTCGGGCGACGCACCGGAGCGAGCATGAGCGGCACTGGCGCGATGCGGTCGATGGCGGCTTTCGCGCGCTTGCGGCGCTCCGCGATCAGGGCGTGGTCGGGGGCGTCGGCCTGGGCGTCAACGAACTGGCGGTCTGTGAGGCGGCGATCGAACGGTTCGACCCGAATCTGTTCCTGATCGCCGGGCGCTATACGCTGCTCGAACGCGAGGGTGCGGCATTCTTCGAGCGATGCTCCGCGGCGGGCATCGGCATCCTGGCGGCAGGCGTGTTCAACTCGGGCATCCTGGCGACGGGCACGAGCGGCGCCGGCCCGGCGCGCTTCGACTACGACGAGGCCGCGCCAGAGATCAGGGGCCGGGTCGCCGCGATCGAGGCGATCTGCGCGGCGCATGGCGTTCCGCTGGCGGTCGCTGCCCACCGCTTCGTCCGAACCTCGCCTGCTGTCACGCAGACGCTGCTGGGCCTGCGCGATCCACGACAGGTGGAGGCCGCGATCGAGGGCTGCCGGCTGCCGATTCCGCCCGGCTTCTGGGCGGCGATCGACGCGCTCGATTAA
- a CDS encoding amidohydrolase family protein — MRIDAHHHLWTYDRQAFGWIDPNAAIAHDYDTDDLTAALAERQIDAAIAVQARQTPLETQALLAAAADCPGIIAVVGWIDLKAPDVAEHIDAERTPRLVGYRHVVQDEPDAEFLLDADFIRGVRAVAAAGLSYDLLVDHRQLAHVPAFLDRVGEGQFILDHAAKPSIAAGGWQPWADRLAAAAACPDLYCKVSGLVTEADHRNWRADQVERYLDHVFALFGPDRLIWGSDWPVCLLAAGYGAVYDLVADYVARHCPDQAAAIFGGNALSAYAIGEVAP; from the coding sequence ATGCGGATCGATGCTCATCATCACCTATGGACCTATGATCGACAGGCGTTCGGGTGGATTGACCCGAATGCCGCGATCGCGCACGATTACGACACCGATGATCTGACCGCAGCGCTCGCCGAACGCCAGATTGACGCCGCTATCGCGGTTCAGGCGCGTCAGACGCCGCTCGAAACCCAGGCGCTGCTCGCCGCAGCGGCCGATTGCCCCGGGATCATCGCGGTGGTCGGCTGGATCGACCTCAAGGCGCCCGACGTGGCCGAGCACATCGATGCGGAACGCACCCCCCGCCTCGTCGGCTATCGCCATGTCGTCCAGGACGAGCCCGATGCCGAGTTCCTGCTGGACGCCGACTTCATTCGCGGCGTTCGCGCGGTGGCGGCTGCGGGCCTCAGCTACGACCTGCTCGTTGATCATCGGCAATTGGCGCATGTGCCGGCGTTTCTCGATCGGGTAGGCGAGGGGCAATTCATCCTCGACCACGCCGCAAAGCCGTCGATCGCGGCCGGCGGCTGGCAGCCCTGGGCGGACCGGCTTGCCGCTGCCGCCGCCTGTCCCGACCTCTACTGCAAGGTCTCGGGCCTGGTGACGGAGGCCGATCACCGCAACTGGCGCGCCGATCAGGTCGAGCGCTATCTCGACCATGTCTTTGCGCTGTTCGGTCCCGATCGGCTGATCTGGGGATCGGACTGGCCCGTCTGCCTGCTCGCGGCCGGATATGGCGCGGTTTACGATCTCGTTGCCGACTATGTCGCACGCCATTGCCCAGACCAGGCAGCCGCGATCTTCGGCGGCAATGCGCTGAGCGCCTATGCGATCGGCGAGGTCGCGCCATGA
- a CDS encoding mannitol dehydrogenase family protein — translation MIVQFGTSRFLQAHVDLFASEARAEGQAVLPITIVQTTADPERARRLAAFSDPAGFPVIVRGLANGQPVDRTTIVQSVFGGLQAASDWDTLVELLRDEASYLVSNTGDLGYRVDAEDADIANDDVAPRSFVPMLVALLHARWQAGRPGLILLPCELVQRNGDTLRAAVVDLAKRQHRDPAYVAWLVETCTWANTLVDRIVSEPLNPAGAIAEPYALWAVERTAGLVLPFTHPAVRLVDDLEPYERLKLHILNLGHSWLADRWARGDQDAAATVRAAIAEPTTRAAFDRLFAEEVVPGFGAHGLADAATTYVEQTVERFANPFLDHRIADIHQNHAAKVARRVGGFIQWVENAQGPVPLMPELRALAGEAA, via the coding sequence ATGATCGTCCAGTTCGGCACCAGCCGCTTTCTCCAGGCGCATGTCGACCTGTTCGCGTCGGAGGCCCGCGCGGAGGGACAGGCGGTCCTGCCCATCACCATCGTCCAGACGACAGCGGATCCCGAACGCGCCCGGCGCCTCGCCGCCTTTTCGGACCCTGCCGGCTTCCCGGTGATCGTCCGCGGGCTGGCCAACGGGCAACCCGTCGATCGCACGACGATCGTCCAAAGCGTGTTCGGCGGGCTTCAGGCGGCGAGCGACTGGGACACGCTGGTCGAACTGCTCCGTGATGAGGCGAGCTACCTCGTCTCGAACACCGGCGATCTCGGCTACCGCGTCGACGCTGAGGATGCCGACATCGCGAACGACGATGTCGCACCGCGCTCGTTCGTGCCGATGCTCGTCGCATTGTTGCACGCGCGTTGGCAGGCGGGTCGACCGGGCCTGATCCTGCTGCCCTGCGAACTCGTCCAGCGAAACGGCGACACCCTCCGCGCCGCGGTCGTCGACCTGGCAAAACGCCAGCATCGCGACCCCGCTTACGTCGCCTGGCTGGTCGAAACCTGCACCTGGGCGAACACGCTTGTCGACCGTATCGTCAGCGAACCCCTAAACCCCGCCGGCGCGATCGCCGAGCCTTACGCGTTGTGGGCAGTGGAGCGGACGGCGGGTCTGGTTCTGCCGTTCACGCACCCGGCTGTCCGGCTGGTCGACGATCTCGAACCCTATGAAAGGCTGAAGTTGCACATCCTCAATCTCGGCCACAGCTGGCTCGCCGATCGCTGGGCGCGTGGCGATCAGGACGCGGCGGCAACCGTGCGGGCTGCAATCGCCGAGCCGACGACGCGGGCGGCGTTCGACCGCCTGTTCGCCGAGGAAGTCGTCCCCGGCTTCGGCGCGCACGGCCTTGCCGATGCCGCCACGACCTATGTCGAGCAGACGGTCGAGCGCTTCGCCAACCCGTTTCTCGACCACCGCATCGCCGACATCCACCAGAACCACGCCGCCAAGGTGGCGAGGCGCGTCGGCGGCTTCATCCAGTGGGTTGAGAATGCCCAAGGGCCGGTGCCGCTCATGCCCGAACTGCGCGCGCTGGCAGGAGAGGCCGCATGA
- a CDS encoding altronate dehydratase family protein, which yields MIPAIRLSPDDDVAVLVAAAGAGDPVLDVVALGPIAAGHKIAVRPVDAGSVVHKYGEPIGIATQAIRPGEHVHDHNLQLPTGGIPHRAVGRAHRDLTPGAGAFFEGYRRGDGRVGTRNAIGIVASVNCSATVVRRIARAFEDGLPEGIDAIVPLTHSGGCGMASSGEAFDTLARTLSGFARHPNFGGVLLIGLGCEVAQIERLVADDYLATSERVQTLNIQTAGGTAEAIEAGTRIVRNLIEAARHDRRERCPASDLILGLQCGGSDGWSGITANPALGNASDRLIAAGGTALLSETPEIFGAEHLLYARSAHDGIADALAERVAWWEAYAASNGASLDNNPSPGNKAGGLTTIYEKSLGAIAKAGSAPLNEVVHYAQRPTRAGLVFMDSPGYDPCSATGQIASGANLLAFTTGRGSIFGSQPTPCLKLASNAALAARMTNDIDIDCSPILTGTAIEDVGASIFDLLLQTASGRRTKSERNGLGDFEFVPWRLGAWL from the coding sequence ATGATCCCGGCGATCCGGCTGTCACCCGATGATGACGTCGCCGTACTCGTCGCCGCTGCCGGTGCGGGCGATCCGGTGCTCGACGTCGTGGCGCTGGGCCCGATCGCGGCCGGGCACAAGATCGCGGTCCGGCCGGTCGACGCAGGCTCGGTCGTCCACAAATATGGTGAGCCGATCGGCATCGCGACACAGGCGATCCGGCCGGGCGAGCACGTCCACGACCATAATCTTCAGCTTCCCACCGGCGGCATCCCGCATCGCGCGGTCGGCCGCGCGCATCGCGATCTGACGCCCGGGGCAGGGGCCTTCTTCGAGGGTTATCGCCGCGGCGACGGCCGGGTCGGCACGCGCAACGCGATCGGGATCGTCGCCAGCGTCAACTGCTCGGCCACCGTCGTCCGCCGCATCGCCCGCGCGTTCGAGGATGGGCTGCCCGAGGGGATCGACGCCATCGTGCCGCTGACCCACAGCGGCGGCTGCGGCATGGCATCGTCGGGCGAGGCGTTCGACACGCTCGCCCGCACGCTCTCGGGCTTTGCACGGCACCCCAATTTCGGCGGCGTGCTGCTGATCGGCTTGGGCTGTGAGGTGGCGCAAATCGAGCGGCTGGTGGCCGACGATTATCTTGCAACGAGCGAGCGGGTGCAGACGCTCAATATCCAGACGGCCGGCGGCACTGCCGAGGCGATCGAGGCGGGCACCAGGATCGTTCGCAACCTGATCGAGGCCGCACGCCACGACCGACGCGAACGCTGTCCGGCGAGCGACCTGATCCTCGGCCTGCAATGCGGCGGGTCGGACGGTTGGTCGGGGATCACCGCCAACCCCGCACTCGGCAATGCCAGCGACCGGCTGATCGCGGCCGGCGGGACGGCGCTCCTGTCCGAAACACCGGAGATATTCGGAGCCGAGCACCTGCTCTACGCACGATCGGCGCACGACGGTATCGCGGACGCGCTGGCCGAACGCGTCGCCTGGTGGGAGGCGTATGCGGCGAGCAACGGCGCCAGCCTCGACAACAACCCGTCCCCCGGCAACAAGGCCGGCGGGCTCACCACCATCTACGAAAAATCGCTCGGCGCCATCGCCAAGGCCGGCAGCGCGCCGCTGAACGAGGTGGTGCATTACGCCCAGCGGCCGACGCGGGCGGGCCTCGTGTTCATGGACTCGCCCGGCTACGATCCCTGCTCCGCGACGGGCCAGATCGCGTCCGGTGCCAACCTGCTGGCCTTCACCACCGGACGCGGATCGATCTTCGGATCGCAGCCGACGCCCTGCCTGAAGCTCGCGTCGAACGCCGCGCTGGCGGCGCGAATGACCAACGATATTGACATCGATTGTTCACCGATCCTGACCGGCACGGCGATCGAGGACGTCGGCGCATCGATCTTCGACCTGCTGCTCCAGACGGCATCCGGCCGTCGGACCAAGTCGGAACGTAACGGCCTGGGCGATTTCGAATTCGTGCCCTGGCGCCTGGGCGCCTGGCTTTAG